Part of the Deltaproteobacteria bacterium genome, GGCTATCTTTAGGCTACCAAGGACAGGGAGGCGCGTTGTTTCATTGTCGATAAACACGTAAGAAGTCGAAAACGGCCGTTTGCCATCATTCCGGCGAAAGCCGGACTCCAGTGATTTCAACTAGTTCTGGCAGGCGCCGAATCCGGATCATGGAGCGCCTTTTGTGGAAAGGGCTTAACCTTTTTCCATTCGTCCGACTCTGTTTCAGCTCGCCACAGATCAACATTCTTCTGCAGATTAAGCCAGAAATCCGGAGTGGTTTCAAAGGCGCGGGACAACCGCAACGCCATATCGGGCGTGACAGATCCTCTTTCATGGATGATCTTGGATAACGTTTTCCTTGAAACACCAAGGGCTTCAGCCACATCCTTAATCGTAACCCTTAAAGGAACAAGATAATCTTCTTTAATGATATGGCCCGGATGCGTCGGGCGTTTTGTCATTTTTCTCATGGTCATTATTTCCTAATGACTTTTTTTTGCTCTTGCCCCGGCCATGAGGCTATAGAGAGATCGAGGAGCTCGGTAATATCCTGCCAGGCATCGAATTTCTTGTCCAGGTTCTTGGCTTTCATGTCCTCCCGGTACTTGGCATCCCCGAAAATGGCTCGCTTCCGATTCCTCGGATAACGATGGAATGCAGCGCCCGGACGCGTCCATGCGAGCTTGGCTTCGCATGCGTCTCTGGTACCCGTCTGGTGCTTGCTTGTCAACATGGAAACAAGATCCCTATGTTTCCCCGTAACCGGCACGCCAATGGTCGATGCCATATATTTGGATTTTAGCGGCAGTTCACAAATTATAAAATGCCAATTCGCGCTTCTTCTAAGAATCTTGCCACTGGCTCCCTTCTCAACACGTGATGACAGAATTGGTTGTCGTATGTTTTCAGGCAGGCGTAACAGGCAGTGTCTTTGTCACACGACTGGCAATGGGCTGTAAGGAATAGTGCCTTCTCCAGAACAGCATTTAGGTTCGTGCCTATACGTCGCGCGTGTCCGGCTCCTCCAGGGATGCTGTCAAAAACAACAATTGCCGGTGGGAGATATCGCTCAGCGTAAGGATATAGGCACCCATCAATGTCGTCACGCTCAATTCCAAGGGCCTCGCTCGCCCCCTGCAAAATAGCGTAAAGAAGAGACCACCACAGCGACCTCTCCGGATCATTTTGGCGCTCTGCAAAGAAACGGAGTTCCAGAACATCGGATAGGAATTCATGCCCCAGGTGCCGCGAATCCAGGATACCATTGCATGGCTTGTCGAAGGCGCTTTGATGGTGCCGACTTCTTCGGCTTGGTCCTAGTGGTGCTGGTTCGGCGTACCCGCAGGTCTGGCAAACAAGAAAACCTCTGTTGGCGATACCGCTGTTTACAACTACGAGTTTCCCCTGCCTCGAAAATCGGTACGATAGGAGAGGTCTTCGGTCACCATGACTGCCCTCAGGGAAATCGCGGAAATCGCCGTCAGTAACAGCTTTTGCGTGCTCCGAAAAGAAGACACGTGAAGAGTACAAACGTTGAGGGCGAATATGGCCAACTCTTTCCGGGTCTTTGTTGCTGAAGAAGCCGAACTGCGGAATTACCAAAACCCCGGAGCGAGACCCGCGTCCTCGCATTACCCCGCCGCAGGCCTCACATATCCCCGGCAGGGTTTCGTATTGTTTATTCTTATGGAATCGCCCACAATGTGGGCAGACCGCGTAAGCGAACTCGGAAGGGTCACGACCGGGAAGACGTCGGATGCCGGTACTTGTCCACAAGCGGTGCCCTGCCACGACCTCGCCCCCCGGGGCATACTCAGAGATGGCTACTTTCAGATCTCGCTGGAGTTCCAGTTCTTGCGCTACGTCGCTGGCAGGCTTCAAGCGCAACTCAACTACATCGACAGGAAAGCCGTATTTGGGCAGTACGTTTCGAGAGGCCAGAAAACCAAGAAGCTGACGGCGGCGAATATTGTTTCCCTGTCGTTTAAAGGCCGATGCCTTTGAATACTTCCGGGCGGCGCTTGCCTCTTGCTCTAATCTCTCATACTCAGCAAGATCGGTCCGGACTTCCACAGCCGCTTGCCCCAAGACGCCACTAAATTGACCACCCTTATCCACTTGAATCAGCTGCGGCACCCAGCCCCATTCTTTGAGGCGAAACTCGGCCAGAATTTCAGGATCCGGTGGAACGATAGCCAAGAGCGATGCGAGCAGGTCGCCTGGCCTTTCTGCTAGCATATGCACCAGTTCGGCTGGTGCTGTAATTCCTGTTGTCCCATGGCAGAAAAACTTCTCGACATTTTCAAAAGTTTCAGGGTGTCGGCGAAAGAACTCTGCGAGTGCTACACTGTGTAGATGTCGCCTCACGATCTTGGGATTGTGAATCTCGACAGCTGGGGGCTTGATCTTTCCGCTGATGAATTGTTCCGGCTTCATGAAGT contains:
- a CDS encoding HigA family addiction module antidote protein encodes the protein MRKMTKRPTHPGHIIKEDYLVPLRVTIKDVAEALGVSRKTLSKIIHERGSVTPDMALRLSRAFETTPDFWLNLQKNVDLWRAETESDEWKKVKPFPQKALHDPDSAPARTS
- a CDS encoding DUF1998 domain-containing protein — translated: MEVLRAVWRSLTDTPILKPVMLYDQNLGVAYHLDPNFVEMRLGTTAQIEWTRCSVCHAVTPITLNEVCPTMGCSGAMQQFDPGTELENHHYRRLYVGMHPVPMIASEHTAQWGARKAAEIQQKFMDGAVNVLSCSTTFELGVDVGDLQAVLMRNVPPTTANYVQRAGRAGRRTAVAAFALTYAQRRPHDMAHFMKPEQFISGKIKPPAVEIHNPKIVRRHLHSVALAEFFRRHPETFENVEKFFCHGTTGITAPAELVHMLAERPGDLLASLLAIVPPDPEILAEFRLKEWGWVPQLIQVDKGGQFSGVLGQAAVEVRTDLAEYERLEQEASAARKYSKASAFKRQGNNIRRRQLLGFLASRNVLPKYGFPVDVVELRLKPASDVAQELELQRDLKVAISEYAPGGEVVAGHRLWTSTGIRRLPGRDPSEFAYAVCPHCGRFHKNKQYETLPGICEACGGVMRGRGSRSGVLVIPQFGFFSNKDPERVGHIRPQRLYSSRVFFSEHAKAVTDGDFRDFPEGSHGDRRPLLSYRFSRQGKLVVVNSGIANRGFLVCQTCGYAEPAPLGPSRRSRHHQSAFDKPCNGILDSRHLGHEFLSDVLELRFFAERQNDPERSLWWSLLYAILQGASEALGIERDDIDGCLYPYAERYLPPAIVVFDSIPGGAGHARRIGTNLNAVLEKALFLTAHCQSCDKDTACYACLKTYDNQFCHHVLRREPVARFLEEARIGIL